A window of the Cystobacter fuscus genome harbors these coding sequences:
- a CDS encoding prolyl oligopeptidase family serine peptidase gives MKDLNRTLDLPTTRRDPESGYTLHGRRFDDPYAWLERLDAAETQAWIAAQEAVTHAVLRAVPGREELRAAVARSSRHARLSPPISAGPHGREFLWQADASDDKLKFMLRRGTGAPLETVLDPNTWASTEALVFAVPSPDGARVAFGKAVGATHAAVIHVLDVETGRLLPDRPRGTSHTSVAWRPDSSGFFYAACPEPGEVPAGDESHWNAIYEHRLGSGEPARRIFGDDQEKEYWCSVKVSECRRFAVLYKWDYVHANVVYLLRLADDALVPVAPVMRSLNQVQVIGDSLLVQTDLDAPRGRLCIASLAAPTEWRTLIPEGPDTLQTVAGVGGRLYAVYSHAASHRVRIHAQDGTSLRDLVLPALGSVNRNEGEGIVSGISGSWSGDEVWVSFMSYVQAPSVYRYDYAADRLSPYHVPDVGLDASEYVTDQVWYESLDGTRVSMFIIHRADLPRDGRQPVRLSGYGGFNISVEPRFSALNAAWLKLGGVLAFANVRGGGEYGRAWHEAACKTRRQNAFDDYIAAARWLVSAGYTTPSRLASRGNSNGGLLVAVTAMQAPEAFGAVYCRAPTLDMLRFPSFGHLSSATVEYGSPEDPVEGAYLAGYSPYHNVRADRRYPVMTFVSALNDRVAPPYDPLKMVARLQAEGTRGGPYFLLPLRDSGHGGGTTLTALVEQDVDELSFYCWALDVAPPRLAR, from the coding sequence ATGAAGGACCTGAACCGGACCCTGGACCTTCCCACGACGCGACGCGATCCGGAGAGCGGCTACACACTGCACGGCAGGCGCTTCGACGATCCCTACGCCTGGCTGGAGCGGCTCGACGCCGCGGAGACCCAGGCCTGGATCGCGGCGCAGGAAGCCGTCACCCACGCCGTGCTGCGCGCGGTGCCGGGACGCGAGGAGCTGCGGGCCGCGGTCGCTCGCTCCTCCCGCCATGCGCGGCTCTCACCGCCCATTTCCGCCGGGCCGCATGGACGCGAGTTCCTCTGGCAGGCGGACGCCAGCGACGACAAGCTCAAGTTCATGCTCCGGCGCGGCACGGGCGCGCCGCTCGAGACGGTGCTCGACCCCAACACGTGGGCGAGCACCGAGGCCCTGGTTTTCGCCGTGCCGTCTCCCGATGGTGCGCGGGTCGCGTTCGGCAAGGCCGTTGGCGCGACGCATGCCGCGGTGATCCACGTGCTCGACGTGGAGACAGGGCGGCTGCTTCCCGACCGCCCCCGAGGGACGAGCCACACGTCGGTGGCCTGGCGACCCGACTCCTCCGGGTTCTTCTATGCGGCGTGTCCCGAACCGGGCGAGGTGCCCGCGGGCGACGAGTCGCACTGGAACGCCATCTACGAACACCGGCTCGGGTCGGGTGAGCCGGCCCGCCGGATCTTCGGCGACGACCAGGAGAAAGAGTACTGGTGCTCCGTCAAGGTCAGCGAGTGCCGCCGTTTCGCCGTGCTCTACAAGTGGGACTATGTGCACGCCAACGTCGTCTATCTCCTGCGCCTCGCCGATGACGCGCTCGTGCCAGTGGCGCCCGTCATGCGCTCTCTCAACCAGGTGCAGGTGATCGGTGACTCGCTGCTCGTCCAGACCGACCTGGATGCGCCGCGCGGTCGTCTCTGCATCGCATCACTGGCGGCGCCGACGGAGTGGCGGACGCTCATCCCCGAAGGCCCGGACACGCTGCAGACGGTCGCCGGTGTCGGGGGCCGGCTCTACGCCGTCTACTCGCATGCGGCGTCGCATCGTGTGCGCATCCACGCCCAGGACGGCACCTCCCTCCGCGACCTGGTGCTGCCAGCACTCGGCTCCGTGAACCGCAATGAGGGGGAAGGCATCGTCAGCGGCATCAGCGGCTCCTGGAGCGGCGACGAGGTGTGGGTGAGCTTCATGTCGTACGTGCAGGCCCCTTCGGTCTATCGGTATGACTACGCGGCGGATCGCCTGTCGCCGTACCACGTCCCCGACGTCGGGCTCGACGCCTCCGAGTACGTGACGGACCAGGTCTGGTACGAGTCGCTCGATGGCACGCGGGTGTCGATGTTCATCATCCACCGCGCGGACCTGCCTCGTGATGGGCGCCAGCCCGTGCGTCTGAGTGGCTACGGGGGCTTCAACATCTCGGTGGAGCCGCGCTTCTCGGCGCTCAACGCCGCCTGGCTGAAGCTGGGCGGCGTCCTCGCCTTCGCCAACGTGCGAGGCGGCGGTGAATACGGCCGCGCCTGGCACGAGGCGGCATGCAAGACGCGGCGGCAGAACGCCTTCGACGACTACATCGCGGCGGCGCGTTGGCTCGTCTCGGCGGGTTATACGACGCCCTCCAGGCTCGCCTCGCGCGGCAACAGCAACGGCGGTCTGCTCGTCGCCGTCACCGCCATGCAGGCGCCCGAGGCCTTCGGCGCCGTCTACTGCCGCGCGCCCACCCTCGACATGCTGCGCTTTCCGAGCTTCGGCCACCTGAGCTCGGCGACGGTCGAATACGGCTCGCCCGAGGATCCCGTCGAGGGCGCGTATCTCGCCGGGTATTCGCCCTATCACAACGTCCGAGCCGATCGCCGCTATCCCGTGATGACCTTCGTGTCGGCGTTGAACGACCGGGTCGCGCCTCCGTACGATCCGCTCAAGATGGTCGCCAGGCTCCAGGCGGAAGGCACGCGGGGCGGACCCTATTTCCTGCTGCCGCTCCGGGACTCGGGACACGGCGGAGGCACCACGCTGACGGCACTCGTCGAACAAGACGTCGACGAGCTCAGCTTCTACTGCTGGGCGCTCGACGTCGCACCGCCCAGGCTCGCGAGGTGA
- a CDS encoding hydroxymethylglutaryl-CoA reductase, with product MSDADAKNPRVPIPRDRDNDYTESAAAMRRAFIQERTGASLEHVGRYSLEPGTLPGNIENFMGVAQVPIGIAGPVRIRGEHAQGDFYIPLATSEGTLVASYNRGMRLLTECGGVKATVIEQAMQRAPVFLFEDARAAREFGEWLTEHHEQIKQAAESTTRVGKLLHIARYPLACNLYLRFNYSTGDAAGQNMSGKATHAACEWIIAHYPKKIRYILSGAIDTDKKHSQLNVLQTRGRRVVAEAVLSREVLERLAHVTPEQLFEYRQLTQAGGFMAGSAYSGAHAANALAALFIATGQDVANVSESHAGITYAQLLPNGDYYWSVTLPALIVATYGGGTALATQRECLEMLGCVGQGKADKLAEICAAVVLAGDISLTSAILAGDWVSSHDRYGRNRK from the coding sequence ATGAGTGATGCCGATGCGAAGAACCCCCGCGTGCCCATCCCGCGAGATCGCGACAACGACTACACCGAGAGCGCCGCGGCCATGCGCCGCGCCTTCATCCAGGAGCGCACGGGGGCGTCGCTCGAGCACGTGGGCCGCTACTCGCTCGAGCCCGGCACCCTGCCCGGCAACATCGAGAACTTCATGGGCGTGGCCCAGGTGCCGATCGGCATCGCGGGCCCGGTGCGCATCCGCGGAGAGCACGCCCAGGGCGACTTCTACATTCCGCTCGCCACCAGCGAGGGCACGCTCGTCGCCAGCTACAACCGGGGCATGCGTCTGCTGACCGAGTGCGGCGGCGTCAAGGCCACGGTGATCGAGCAGGCCATGCAGCGCGCCCCCGTGTTCCTCTTCGAGGACGCACGAGCGGCGCGCGAGTTCGGCGAATGGCTCACCGAGCACCACGAGCAGATCAAGCAGGCCGCCGAGAGCACGACCCGCGTGGGCAAGCTGCTCCACATCGCCCGCTATCCGCTCGCCTGCAATCTCTACCTGCGCTTCAACTATTCGACCGGGGATGCCGCGGGACAGAACATGAGCGGCAAGGCCACCCACGCGGCCTGTGAGTGGATCATCGCCCACTACCCGAAGAAGATCCGCTACATCCTCTCGGGCGCGATCGACACGGACAAGAAGCACTCGCAGCTCAATGTGTTGCAGACGCGGGGCCGGCGCGTGGTGGCCGAGGCGGTGCTCTCGCGCGAGGTACTGGAGCGGCTCGCCCACGTCACGCCCGAACAGCTCTTCGAGTACCGGCAGCTCACCCAGGCGGGCGGCTTCATGGCGGGCAGTGCCTACAGTGGAGCGCACGCGGCCAATGCCCTCGCCGCGCTGTTCATCGCCACCGGCCAGGACGTCGCCAACGTCTCCGAGTCCCATGCCGGCATCACCTACGCACAGCTCCTGCCCAACGGGGACTACTACTGGTCCGTCACACTGCCGGCGCTGATCGTGGCCACCTATGGCGGCGGCACCGCGCTGGCCACCCAGCGCGAGTGCCTCGAGATGCTCGGCTGCGTGGGCCAGGGCAAGGCCGACAAACTGGCGGAGATCTGCGCCGCCGTCGTGCTCGCGGGCGATATCTCGCTCACCTCCGCCATCCTGGCCGGCGATTGGGTGAGCAGCCACGACAGATATGGCCGCAACCGCAAGTAG
- a CDS encoding type VI immunity family protein, which produces MVSKRYPKLRQALPDGRLVLREGLILCFFMRRPHDDISQAVTRALDLYLDAVGHEKLGWYVDMGGDIAPEEYKGWAGDVRPLDGGLWAKVRDELSSRDSCILRLEEYENQVGGFHFEYHGRPREDLDLPGFVSAVSFWMPTEYLETRGPEHVKALAVALARELPLTSGYAGLAFNHLLESKPVMQFIREQCFRYPGMDVHRLDTTSMNLGESVLGAYWLNFYGQPLFDQLGGVAGLRARLALPEVSIEETGAEKALVSLGTWPEAGDVEQKEEMKPYRALAGVLEPYLHAEPGSQEAARRWQRRFLD; this is translated from the coding sequence ATGGTGAGCAAACGATATCCAAAGCTCAGGCAAGCCTTGCCTGATGGTCGATTGGTACTGCGCGAAGGACTCATCCTCTGTTTCTTCATGCGGCGCCCGCACGACGACATATCTCAGGCCGTCACGCGCGCGCTGGACCTCTATCTCGACGCAGTGGGACACGAAAAGCTGGGCTGGTACGTGGACATGGGAGGCGACATCGCTCCCGAAGAGTACAAAGGATGGGCGGGGGACGTGCGGCCCCTGGATGGCGGACTCTGGGCGAAGGTTCGCGATGAACTAAGCTCTCGCGATAGCTGCATCCTGCGGTTGGAAGAGTACGAAAACCAGGTAGGTGGTTTTCATTTCGAGTACCACGGCAGGCCGAGAGAAGACCTCGACCTGCCAGGTTTCGTGAGCGCGGTGTCCTTCTGGATGCCCACCGAGTACCTGGAGACCCGTGGACCCGAGCACGTCAAGGCCCTGGCTGTGGCGCTCGCACGAGAACTCCCCCTCACCTCCGGCTATGCCGGCCTTGCGTTCAACCATCTCCTGGAGAGCAAGCCGGTCATGCAGTTCATCCGCGAGCAATGCTTCCGCTACCCAGGGATGGACGTACATCGGCTCGACACCACATCCATGAACCTGGGAGAGAGCGTGCTGGGCGCCTACTGGCTGAACTTCTACGGGCAGCCATTGTTCGATCAACTCGGCGGCGTGGCAGGTCTTCGAGCGCGGCTGGCTCTTCCGGAGGTGTCCATCGAAGAAACAGGCGCGGAGAAGGCGCTGGTTTCTCTGGGGACATGGCCTGAAGCGGGCGACGTGGAGCAAAAGGAAGAGATGAAACCCTACCGCGCCCTGGCTGGGGTGTTGGAACCCTACCTGCACGCGGAGCCCGGTTCCCAAGAGGCCGCACGACGCTGGCAGCGCCGCTTCCTCGACTGA
- a CDS encoding TonB-dependent receptor, with protein sequence MREKRRGLGWLGLWVVVSAVPALAQSSDESPPSPPEQLAPAEPEPTAPAEPKPEAPAAMQTTVTARRPFTAASSSTVRDRDFLLRPHPRPADILQVVPGLYTVQHAGGGKANQYFLRGFDADHGTDVALFVDGVPVNMVSHGHGQGYADLNWVIPELIERVEVRKGPYFAQDGDFATAGAVNLVTRRNFESSQLTLGGGSFDTWRGMFVAAPDVEGWSPVVAGQVYGTNGPFLNPEKLERYSLFTKVTRDLSERSSLSLAITSYGSGWNASGQIPLRAVNAGLLDRFGTVNDAEGGNSQRHSAYATWRTLTRDDGEVNIMVYGIQYQLSLYSDFTFFSRDPVNGDMVEQNDRRTVLGFNASYRFRRQWGGITFDTTVGTQLRSDGIENGLSYDKARERLETLVDASVRESSIGVYAQEDIVFTPWLRALLGLRADSFGFDVNDHREDLATPDTKTSGVRQASRLSPKASLVLSPLPSTELYVNFGDGFHSNDARGVVRQPEPVTPLTRARGYEVGARTRLFDRLDLAGSVFRLDLDSELVWVGDDGTTEARGATRRQGLEAEARLKVLPWLFADADATVTRATYVQNAGNGDAVALAPTLILSGGVSARHPIGVYGRLGVLHLGDRPATEDGFLIAEGYTRVDATLGYRGSFYEVNLGVQNLLGTVWREAQFANVSRLPSETGPASCPVGTRPVGEADAFEGCEDLQFTPGAPFNAQLSVSFYF encoded by the coding sequence ATGAGGGAAAAGCGCCGTGGTCTGGGTTGGCTCGGCCTGTGGGTGGTTGTGTCCGCTGTTCCCGCTCTCGCGCAGTCCTCCGACGAGAGCCCCCCCTCGCCTCCCGAGCAGCTCGCTCCCGCGGAACCCGAGCCGACCGCTCCCGCGGAACCCAAGCCAGAGGCCCCCGCGGCCATGCAGACCACGGTGACCGCGCGAAGGCCCTTCACCGCGGCCTCGTCGTCCACGGTTCGGGATCGGGACTTCCTGCTGCGCCCCCACCCGCGCCCGGCGGACATCCTCCAGGTGGTGCCCGGCCTCTACACCGTGCAGCACGCGGGTGGCGGTAAGGCCAACCAGTACTTCCTGCGCGGCTTCGACGCGGACCACGGCACGGATGTGGCGCTCTTCGTGGACGGCGTCCCCGTCAACATGGTCAGCCACGGGCACGGCCAGGGCTACGCGGACCTCAACTGGGTCATCCCCGAACTCATCGAACGCGTGGAGGTACGCAAGGGCCCGTACTTCGCGCAGGACGGGGACTTCGCCACCGCGGGCGCGGTGAACCTGGTCACGCGCCGCAACTTCGAGTCCAGCCAGCTCACGTTGGGCGGAGGCTCGTTCGACACCTGGCGCGGAATGTTCGTCGCCGCCCCGGACGTGGAGGGATGGAGCCCCGTGGTGGCCGGGCAGGTGTATGGCACCAACGGGCCCTTCCTCAACCCCGAGAAGCTGGAGCGCTACAGCCTCTTCACCAAGGTGACGCGCGACCTGTCGGAGCGCTCCTCGCTGTCACTGGCGATCACCTCGTATGGCAGCGGCTGGAACGCGAGTGGCCAGATTCCCCTGCGAGCGGTGAACGCCGGCCTGCTGGACCGCTTCGGTACCGTGAACGACGCCGAGGGCGGCAACTCGCAACGCCATAGCGCCTACGCCACCTGGCGCACCCTCACCCGCGACGACGGCGAGGTGAACATCATGGTGTACGGCATCCAATACCAGCTCAGCCTCTACTCCGACTTCACCTTCTTCAGCCGGGATCCGGTGAACGGAGACATGGTCGAGCAGAACGATCGGCGCACGGTGCTCGGCTTCAACGCCAGCTACCGCTTCCGGCGCCAGTGGGGCGGCATCACCTTCGACACCACGGTCGGCACGCAGTTGCGCAGTGACGGCATCGAGAACGGCCTGAGCTACGACAAGGCGCGCGAGCGGCTGGAGACCCTGGTGGACGCGAGCGTCCGCGAGAGCAGCATCGGGGTGTACGCGCAGGAGGACATCGTCTTCACCCCCTGGCTTCGGGCGCTGCTCGGCCTGCGCGCGGACTCCTTCGGCTTCGACGTGAACGACCACCGGGAGGACCTGGCCACTCCCGACACGAAGACCTCGGGCGTGCGGCAGGCCTCACGCCTCTCGCCCAAGGCGAGCCTCGTCCTCAGCCCACTCCCCAGCACCGAGCTGTACGTCAACTTCGGCGATGGCTTCCACTCCAACGACGCACGCGGCGTGGTGCGCCAGCCGGAGCCCGTGACGCCCCTCACCCGGGCCCGAGGTTACGAAGTCGGCGCGCGCACGCGGCTGTTCGACCGGTTGGATCTCGCGGGCTCGGTGTTCCGGCTCGACCTGGACAGCGAGCTCGTCTGGGTGGGCGACGACGGCACCACCGAGGCCCGCGGCGCCACCCGCCGCCAGGGTCTGGAGGCAGAGGCCCGGTTGAAGGTGCTCCCGTGGCTCTTCGCCGACGCGGACGCCACCGTCACCCGCGCCACCTATGTGCAGAACGCTGGCAATGGTGACGCGGTGGCGCTCGCCCCCACGCTCATCCTGTCCGGCGGCGTATCCGCGCGTCATCCGATCGGCGTCTATGGCCGGCTCGGCGTGCTGCACCTGGGCGACCGCCCGGCCACCGAGGACGGCTTCCTCATCGCCGAAGGCTACACCCGCGTGGACGCGACGCTGGGCTACCGGGGCTCCTTCTACGAGGTGAACCTGGGCGTGCAGAACCTGCTCGGCACCGTCTGGCGAGAGGCCCAATTCGCCAACGTCTCGCGGCTGCCCTCCGAGACGGGCCCGGCGAGCTGTCCCGTGGGCACCCGCCCGGTGGGCGAGGCCGACGCCTTCGAGGGATGTGAAGACCTCCAGTTCACCCCTGGAGCACCCTTCAACGCCCAGCTCAGCGTGAGCTTCTACTTCTGA
- a CDS encoding VOC family protein, producing the protein MSSPMKLAHVVLRTGRFQQMRDWYLEVLEATVSFDNGQVCFLAYDDEHHRIGIVNTGATEQPGPKTRGLEHFAFTYADITGLLHTYERLEQAGITPFWSVNHGPTTSFYYRDPDGNHIELQVDNFARHEDATSFMRSEVYGSNPIGVDIEPRELLRRLRAGEQPAELAKAHSNAKPRGFETVPAEFFR; encoded by the coding sequence ATGTCGTCACCCATGAAGCTTGCCCATGTCGTGCTGCGAACCGGTCGTTTCCAGCAGATGCGTGATTGGTACCTCGAGGTCCTCGAAGCGACCGTGTCCTTCGACAATGGCCAGGTGTGTTTCCTCGCCTACGACGACGAGCACCACCGCATCGGCATCGTGAACACGGGAGCAACCGAGCAGCCCGGGCCGAAGACGCGCGGTCTGGAGCACTTCGCCTTCACCTACGCGGACATCACCGGGCTGCTGCACACGTACGAGCGCCTCGAGCAGGCCGGCATCACTCCGTTCTGGAGTGTCAACCACGGCCCGACGACGTCGTTCTACTACCGCGATCCGGATGGCAATCACATCGAGCTGCAAGTCGACAACTTCGCCCGTCATGAAGACGCGACGAGCTTCATGCGATCGGAGGTCTACGGCAGCAACCCCATCGGTGTCGACATCGAGCCTCGCGAGTTGCTCCGCCGCCTGCGCGCGGGTGAGCAGCCCGCGGAACTCGCGAAGGCCCACTCGAACGCGAAGCCGCGCGGATTCGAGACCGTGCCCGCGGAGTTCTTCCGCTGA
- a CDS encoding NADPH-dependent FMN reductase yields MLKVAIIIGSTRPGRKAEAVARWVHELAKKRDDAEFELVDIQDFNLPLLDEPVPPSMGQYTQPHTKTWAAKIDSFDAYVFVTPEYNHAMSGALKNAIDYLYREWNNKAAGFVSYGSAGGTRAVEQLRLVMGELQVADVRAQVMLSLRTDFENYSTFAPAPHHEKSVHTLLEQVIAWGGALKPLRKK; encoded by the coding sequence ATGCTCAAGGTGGCCATCATCATCGGAAGCACGCGTCCGGGCCGCAAGGCCGAGGCCGTGGCTCGCTGGGTCCACGAACTCGCGAAGAAGCGCGATGACGCCGAGTTCGAGCTCGTGGACATCCAGGACTTCAACCTGCCGCTCCTCGACGAGCCGGTGCCACCGTCCATGGGGCAGTACACACAACCGCACACCAAGACCTGGGCCGCGAAGATCGACTCCTTCGACGCCTACGTCTTCGTGACGCCCGAGTACAACCACGCGATGTCCGGCGCGCTCAAGAACGCGATCGACTACCTGTACCGGGAGTGGAACAACAAAGCGGCCGGGTTCGTCAGCTACGGCAGCGCCGGTGGAACACGCGCGGTGGAGCAACTGCGTCTGGTCATGGGCGAGCTGCAGGTCGCCGACGTGCGCGCCCAGGTGATGCTCTCGCTTCGCACCGACTTCGAGAACTACAGTACCTTCGCGCCGGCGCCCCACCATGAGAAGTCGGTCCACACCCTGCTCGAGCAGGTCATCGCCTGGGGTGGGGCGTTGAAGCCGCTGCGGAAGAAGTGA
- a CDS encoding kinetoplast-associated protein, with protein MATRTAARKASRSRTTEQTKAAFEELARKNRNKPVVSAKEQEARTTHAKSVLTDVSTLTAESAVKKVTEAGLTINRTLAGINEQVMALVEELKQLDEAIKLKTEELAALHGQDIAASAIDVLVAEYDRKKEELQAEMERLQKEIADTRTKFSQDLAAERDAVEVARKRAEEEYTYAQQLSRKKEQDAFAEQMRVQSAAERDRKEKLEKEWSVREEALKLREKELEDLRKQVADFPSVLKKETGAAAAIASNQVKSDWEMKFTLAQKDAETAQRVASMEITSLKETNAKQTQAILSLQTELAEAKRQVQAIAEKALESASGARALAEVQGVIASRDYTKGK; from the coding sequence ATGGCTACCCGCACCGCCGCCCGCAAGGCCTCCCGCAGCCGCACCACCGAGCAGACCAAGGCCGCCTTCGAGGAGCTGGCCCGGAAGAACCGCAACAAGCCCGTGGTCTCGGCCAAGGAGCAGGAGGCGCGCACCACCCACGCCAAGAGCGTGCTGACGGATGTCTCCACCCTCACGGCGGAGTCCGCGGTGAAGAAGGTGACCGAGGCGGGCCTCACCATCAACCGCACGTTGGCTGGCATCAACGAGCAGGTGATGGCGCTGGTGGAGGAACTCAAGCAGCTCGACGAGGCCATCAAGCTCAAGACGGAGGAGCTCGCGGCCCTGCACGGCCAGGACATCGCCGCCAGCGCCATCGACGTGCTGGTGGCCGAGTACGACCGGAAGAAGGAGGAGCTGCAGGCTGAGATGGAGCGGCTGCAGAAGGAGATCGCCGACACGCGCACGAAGTTCTCCCAGGACCTGGCGGCGGAGCGGGACGCGGTGGAGGTGGCACGCAAGCGCGCGGAGGAGGAGTACACCTACGCCCAGCAGCTCTCGCGCAAGAAGGAGCAGGACGCCTTCGCCGAGCAGATGCGGGTGCAGTCCGCCGCCGAGCGGGACCGCAAGGAGAAGCTGGAGAAGGAGTGGTCGGTGCGCGAGGAGGCGCTGAAGCTGCGCGAGAAGGAGCTGGAGGACCTGCGCAAGCAGGTGGCGGACTTCCCGTCGGTGCTGAAGAAGGAGACGGGCGCGGCGGCGGCCATCGCGAGCAACCAGGTGAAGTCCGACTGGGAGATGAAGTTCACGCTGGCGCAGAAGGACGCCGAGACGGCACAGCGCGTGGCCAGCATGGAGATCACCTCCCTGAAGGAGACCAACGCGAAGCAGACGCAGGCCATCCTCTCGCTGCAGACGGAGCTGGCCGAGGCCAAGCGTCAGGTGCAGGCCATCGCCGAGAAGGCGCTGGAGTCGGCCTCGGGGGCTCGCGCGCTGGCCGAGGTGCAGGGCGTCATCGCCAGCCGGGACTACACCAAGGGCAAGTAG